One stretch of Pseudomonas fragi DNA includes these proteins:
- the rfaD gene encoding ADP-glyceromanno-heptose 6-epimerase, which produces MSIIVTGAAGFIGSNLVKALNRRGERDIIAVDDLTDGDKCRNLADCDIADYFDKREFVQRFATHQLGDVRAVFHQGACSSTVESDGRLMMDNNYRYSCDVLQACVQQTVPLLYASSAAVYGAGRDFREARECERPLNVYAYSKFLFDQRVRQLLPRARSQIVGLRYFNVYGPREQHKGRMASMVWHCFNQYRERGHVELFGEYGGYPAGGHERDFVSVEDVVKVNLHWLDHPQTSGIFNLGTGQARSFNDLALATINSVRCAEDRPPLTLETALLDGVLRYCEFPEGLKHKYQVYTCADLGQLREAGYREPMLGLEEGVQRYCAQLLGRCDR; this is translated from the coding sequence ATGAGCATCATCGTGACCGGGGCTGCCGGGTTTATCGGCAGCAATCTGGTGAAGGCGCTTAACCGGCGCGGCGAGCGCGACATCATCGCCGTCGACGACCTGACTGACGGCGACAAGTGCCGTAACCTGGCGGACTGCGATATCGCCGATTACTTCGACAAGCGCGAATTCGTACAGCGTTTTGCTACCCATCAACTGGGCGATGTACGCGCCGTGTTCCATCAGGGGGCGTGTTCCAGCACGGTCGAAAGCGATGGGCGGCTGATGATGGACAACAACTACCGTTACAGCTGCGATGTGCTTCAAGCCTGTGTGCAGCAGACCGTACCCTTGCTGTATGCCTCTTCGGCGGCGGTGTACGGGGCTGGGCGGGACTTTCGCGAAGCCCGCGAATGCGAGCGGCCGTTGAACGTGTATGCGTATTCAAAATTTCTCTTCGACCAGCGGGTCCGTCAGTTGCTGCCCAGGGCGCGCAGCCAGATCGTCGGCTTGCGCTACTTCAATGTGTATGGCCCGCGCGAGCAGCATAAAGGGCGTATGGCGTCGATGGTCTGGCACTGTTTCAACCAGTACCGGGAGCGTGGCCATGTCGAGCTGTTTGGTGAGTACGGGGGTTACCCGGCGGGCGGGCATGAGCGCGATTTTGTTTCGGTGGAGGATGTGGTCAAGGTCAATCTGCACTGGCTGGACCACCCGCAGACCAGCGGCATTTTCAACCTGGGCACGGGGCAGGCGCGGTCATTCAATGATCTGGCGCTGGCGACCATCAACAGCGTGCGCTGTGCCGAGGATCGCCCCCCCCTGACCCTGGAAACGGCCTTGCTGGACGGTGTGTTGCGGTATTGCGAGTTCCCCGAGGGGCTCAAGCACAAGTACCAGGTGTACACCTGCGCTGATCTCGGCCAGTTGCGTGAGGCGGGTTATCGCGAGCCGATGCTGGGGCTGGAGGAGGGCGTGCAGCGCTATTGCGCACAGTTGCTTGGCCGCTGTGACCGCTGA
- a CDS encoding class I SAM-dependent methyltransferase produces the protein MSDPTIHQAAADGYKQGADTYVRGRPDYPAGVTAWLCETLGLGPGQTVLEVGAGTGKFTTRLLQTGARVIVVEPVQAMLDKLSGSYPEVETHQGTAQAIPLADASVDVVVCAQAFHWFATSAALTEMYRVLKPGGQLGLIWNLRDASVPWVAQLDALVNQWEGDAPRFYTGAWRQAFPHPGFGPLREQQLSHSHDGPVEDVIFNRVRSTSFISALAPAERDRLEQQLTAFVASHSVLNHGATVSVPYVTSAFVTRKEP, from the coding sequence ATGAGCGATCCCACCATCCATCAGGCAGCAGCAGACGGTTACAAGCAAGGCGCCGACACCTATGTGCGCGGGCGCCCGGATTACCCGGCGGGTGTAACTGCATGGCTGTGCGAAACCCTTGGCCTGGGCCCCGGGCAAACCGTGCTTGAAGTCGGCGCCGGTACCGGCAAGTTCACCACGCGCCTGTTGCAGACGGGCGCGCGGGTGATTGTGGTAGAGCCGGTGCAGGCCATGCTCGACAAGCTCTCGGGCAGCTACCCCGAAGTCGAAACCCATCAAGGCACCGCCCAGGCCATACCCCTGGCCGATGCCAGTGTCGATGTGGTGGTGTGCGCGCAAGCTTTTCACTGGTTTGCCACCTCTGCCGCGCTGACCGAGATGTATCGCGTGCTCAAGCCAGGTGGGCAACTGGGGCTGATCTGGAACCTGCGCGATGCCAGTGTGCCGTGGGTGGCGCAACTGGATGCGCTGGTCAATCAGTGGGAAGGCGATGCGCCGCGCTTTTATACCGGCGCATGGCGTCAGGCATTTCCTCATCCGGGCTTTGGCCCTTTGCGCGAGCAGCAGTTGAGCCATTCCCACGACGGACCGGTAGAGGACGTGATCTTCAATCGGGTGCGTTCGACCAGTTTTATCTCGGCGCTGGCACCGGCCGAGCGTGATCGGCTGGAACAGCAACTGACGGCTTTTGTCGCCTCGCACAGTGTGTTGAATCACGGTGCCACCGTCAGCGTGCCGTATGTCACATCGGCATTTGTCACCCGCAAGGAGCCTTGA